From a region of the Vidua macroura isolate BioBank_ID:100142 chromosome 3, ASM2450914v1, whole genome shotgun sequence genome:
- the LOC128804955 gene encoding uncharacterized protein LOC128804955 produces MFYSDLNTVPPIQHKLAKIPSDFPGRFPAFSKAAPGHAGHPLPCVPGAHAVDVRRCRGSRPFLRRPPRPRCSPALPPPWGMLAAAGGDACGWERPWLCRLPAAGARSFPRCLLLAAEAGALGRDDRRERLREALLDGMWLTGGRGQLRGHSRRFPLARRWQGNCSAFLEGPVPSGGAGAEPLARLGSRRARAGGPPPALAPEHLLRGVETPQGQGLEQSFLRPRQNERSGAGEGEPSGAWRRSGSVPAPPRPGCPRERQGSPQTDVLRRCLIAHPGQRLGNPSLSLGWLQFHLEKGRYNHSI; encoded by the coding sequence ATGTTTTATTCAGACCTTAACACTGTTCCACCAATTCAGCATAAATTAGCTAAAATTCCAAGCGATTTCCCAGGCcgttttcctgccttttctaaGGCGGCTCCAGGACACGCCGGGCACCCGCTGCCCTGCGTTCCCGGGGCACACGCGGTGGATGTGCGGCGGTGCCGGGGATCGCGGCCCTTCCTGCGCCGCCCTCCGCGCCCGCGCTGCTCCCCTGCGCTGCCCCCGCCCTGGGGGATGCTGGCAGCGGCGGGCGGGGACGCCTGCGGCTGGGAAAGGCCGTGGCTCTGCcggctcccagctgcaggggctcGGTCTTTCCCCCGCTGCCTCCTCCTCGCGGCGGAGGCTGGAGCCTTGGGACGGGATGACCGTCGGGAGCGATTGCGTGAAGCTCTGTTAGACGGCATGTGGCTAACTGGGGGCCGCGGGCAgctgaggggacacagcagaAGGTTTCCCCTTGCCCGTCGCTGGCAGGGGAATTGCAGCGCCTTCCTTGAGGGGCCGGTGCCTTCAGGAGGGGCCGGGGCAGAGCCCCTCGCCCGCCTCGGGTCCCGCAGGGCCCGAGCAGGGGGACCTCCTCCCGCTCTCGCCCCGGAGCATCTCCTCCGAGGTGTAGAAACCCCTCAGGGACAAGGGCTTGAGCAGTCCTTCCTCAGACCGAGGCAGAACGAGCGCTCCGGTGCCGGCGAGGGAGAGCCCTCAGGGGCCTGGAGGCGCTCAGGCAGCGTGCCCGCTCCTCCGCGGCCGGGCTGCCCACGGGAGCGCCAGGGCTCTCCCCAGACGGATGTGCTGAGGAGATGCCTCATAGCCCACCCAGGGCAGCGTCTGGGTAATCCCAGTCTGAGTCTCGGCTGGCTGCAATTCCACCTGGAAAAGGGACGCTACAATCATAGTATCTAA